From the Labeo rohita strain BAU-BD-2019 chromosome 21, IGBB_LRoh.1.0, whole genome shotgun sequence genome, the window tgatgctgctgctgctgctgctgctcttcTGCCGGTAAGTGTGAGCCGAGCGCGTGAGCTGCTTGAGTTGCTTGAGCTGGTGTCTGCTGCATCTCCCGCCGCTCTGCTCGAGCTTTTATAGCCGAGCTCTACACACGGCGCCCACGCTGCGTGACCGAGCTTCCCCGAGCACGCCCATTCTCCACGTACACGAGAGGGAATACCGCGTGCCCACCAATCCACGCTCGATCTCGCTGCGGACTGAGATGAGCATCACGCGGATGTGGCAGCCCACCTTTCCATGTGGAGGAGCGTTTCCGGAATTCACAATGAGTCtcatccctccctccctccatccGTCCATCCTTCCACCCTAAATTGGTCTCCTGTTACAGACTGTTCTTTTGGATTGTCGGACAGATTTTTGGATTGAAAGTTGTGAATGACAATGGGTTTGCGCACAGAATGGGAGTCaatgaacacaaacatgcatATAAAAGGCGAGAATGACAGCAGATGAACAgggaaaatatacattttttttttaaaataaagaaatatagcACAAGACAAGCGTGTCAGTCGTgcataacttttatttattttactttttagttttGAAAAAACACGACGCTCAGACAGTTGAGGTGAAGAGAGttcaataaataacattaaaaaaataataaatataaaatgtaacttaagtTCGAAATTGTCAATGGTGGTTACCGCccttcattttatataatatatactgtcCACTGGTTAAAAACCTTGGCCACCTGAGGGAAGATCTATGTTTAAAtatcagttttattattaaaatcatgtcTGATGCTTTGAGCAAGCAATAAAGTCTTATTAAAATTTAGCTACACGCACACGCGCACGCACGCACACTTTATTGTCCCTTTGTGTCAAAGTGCAATTTGTACAGATGGAAATCTACAGCCAGAACCACTTCACCCACACATGCAATTACAGGCAATTAACGTGGTGGCTTGTGTACCAATAGTTCTTTGTGCTCGTCACGGTGACAGTTCAATGTTCCCAACTCTATTTGCGCATCACAGACAATCCCCGGCGTTAACTGACCGCTAATGCATAAAGCGGAGCCTTGGGGAATGTCGCATTACGCAACGTACGTGCAGGTGAATTGGCGCGCATTCCTCAGTACATAAATGGCCATATTTCCTCAACCGTTAAGCGTGCAGCCAATCACAGGCGAAAGATGCTTCAGGATTCCCGCTGGTACCGGAAAATTGGACAAATTTGGTGTAGATGTCCCTGTTAGAAACGTCAGAGAATCTCTAAGCCAGATTTCGTCCATTTTGGAAAAATAGAAAGAGGGAGCGCAGGAAAAACCGAGAGCCGAGCGGTGTGAATGACACCTCGAAATCTGTCATTATCGACCGGCCGGACATTTCCGTCGAATCTCGAGAGATGAATGTGAGATCAGGTGTGTGTGTCTCGTCGTGAAAATGTATGTCTGTGAGGAAGGAGGGAACATTATGCTAGCGCAGTGTCGAGGACATTCTGGGAACATTGTGCTTCTGCGGAGTAAAAGCTCAGCAGGGGCTCGTAAGAAGTCGTGATCTCCTGCTTTTAATAATAGCTCTCGGCTCGTGACCAGCGGATGCCCAACTGTGGCGCGTAATTTTCGCGCCCTCATTGTGCCGGCGTCTGTTATTCGCGCTCTTTGTAAGTGACCGTTATTAGCGTCGACTAAAGGGCTCCTAAATTAGTTCCTGTTTAAATTAGAAACCATCTATCAAACAAGGTCCGAGCGATCGAGGGATGTCCAGTGAGTTAAATGATTAATCTGTTTTAACTTACATCGTTCCTCAGCAACATTTAGAACAAAAGCATTAGCTTAACATATAGTACATCAGTAAGAAAacatttagcatgttgctaggcagttgttCTGATGGGGGGTTGTCTATTGTCTCAAATCCCCAcagttttaatgatattttggTCTTGTCTATGGTATTTTTACCTGTTTTATCATCCTGTAGGTGAAAATTATACACCTGATCACAAACCTAACACTAAGTAAGAACATGTAAAACCAGTAACcagttaaaaatgcaaaatccaTCATATTTGGATATGATACCTTGGAGTGACAGGTAAATATGGTATATGAATGTGGTAATAGGTACCATAATGATAGAATTACTATACTGTGATATCACTACAGTATCTTTTTACTAGTAAAATAGTAAAGGAAATCACATAAaggaaaccagtcataagggtccatttgaAATTTGAGattacatcacctgaaagctgaataaataataagctTTGAtgtattgatgtatggtttgttaggataggacaatatttggtcgagatacaactatttaaaaaatctggaatctgagcgtGCAAAAATTTGTccagttgtccaaattaagttcttagcaatgcatactaatcaaaaatttatttttgatatatttatggtaggaaatgtacaaaatatctttatggaacatgatcttaatatcctaatgattttcggcataaaataaaaatcaataactttgacccatacaaatgtatatttggctattgctacaaacttacccatgctacttaagactgttttttttggtccagggtcacatatatgttttttagaaaatatttaccaTCCCACACAGTTGTCTTTTTAACCTTTCACCCATTGTACCATATGTGTATGTGTTGTAGAGTACGCTATGTGTTGCAGGGGAGTGATATTCACAGGTTCGGCTCTTCCTACACCACCTTCTCCTACTGTGCTCACTCTTTCTCCCTCAGTCTCTCTCAGTAAAGGTTACAGGGGTGATTCATAATGAGTAAAGTGGCATTTGACAGCACCTCTCACTTCAGATCCATCTCTCAAGTCAGACTCATTTGGTTGTGTAACTATTTTCATAATTAACAATGTTGCGAACAGACTGAGTGATTGTctgaaaaacattaatattcagATGGGAAGAGACATGAGGTAAGGCGGAGAAGGGAGAACATGGTAAAGAGAACGGACTGTTCTAATAATAGCTCGCAGGAACAGTCAGTCAATGTTGGGGACGTACTGCCATCTGCTGACCATGTTCTGAATAGTCGTGGTAGaacatttaaaagctgcttcCCCCATTAAACACTCTAATAAAACAGCTTCCACATACAGGAGGAATGTGAACAGAGGCTAGAATTGCTGAGGCTTGCATGAGCTAAGAGCAAAAACAGCAGGAGAGACTCTTTACTCTTGCTGTTAACTAACTCTGGCAGTAATACTTATGCCCATCAAACATGAGCCCTGGCCAAAACCCTGCctgccaaaacaacattttaaaacatgagCATGTTGCTCATATTCCAGAAGGTAGCCAGCATAAATAAGATAACCTGGCAACCTTGCTAAAAGGTTTCacgataaaaatccacccaattGCTATTTAAAACTAGCCCTACACTACaaaaaaggtgctttaaaaggttcttcacagtgatgccatagaagaaccatttttggttccacaaagagccattcagtcaaaggttctttaaagaaccatctcttccttacctttttataatctgaagaaccttctttcgccacaaagaaccttttgtgacacaaaaaggttcttcagatgttaaagattctttaaacaaaaaaggttcttctatgacattgtgaagaacctttatttttaagagtgtattacattttgggggatcaaaaacaacccacgacaagagtgttaaagtagcccaatttcccacaaacttggcaacactgctatTTAGTCAAATTCTATCTTTGACATATACAGTACCATAATATCAGAATGCactgttgttccaaacatggCTAAATTAAATGGAAGTTTGGAGATGTAGACTTTAAAGACTTTAAATACACCAATACTTCATTTGTTTGCCAAATGAGAATCAAGTCTCCCAATTTCAGATTTAATTTCATTTGGGATACTATATTAGAAGATAAGCTGGTTATTTTGAAACAAGGCTATTGTTTCTGACCCACAGAAAACACAAATCTTAGTCAGATGGAAGTACAGTCATACATGGGACAGATTGACGTAAAATGTTGTCACATATCTTGAAATGATTCTTTTATTGCTGCCAAATAGGAATGAGAGACTCCaaaatttttttcttatcttTTATCGTAATACGTAATATCATCCTTtcttgtaaatgtctttacaatGATGCAGCTCCACCTGCATTCTATGCAGGCAGCTGATAACTGTACCTTCTAACTGACTGATAACAGGAAATACTGTCCATCTCTTATCTATCTAAATGTTATATGATGTAGTTAAACTGCTGAAGTTCTTTgaccagaataaaaaaaagattattttaaaaaatggcatacACATTGTGTATACACGTATCCCaattctacacacacacattgtgtaCAAATGTGTTTCACACTTTCAGAGACACACATAGGGCTGTGTGTAATTGTGTGCTGGTATAAACATAGCATTACGGGAGTTATTTACAGAGGGTCCATGTCGTTATTTGTACTGAACTTCTGGAAGTCCTCTGGAATGGTGTCTGGAAAAGAGATGTGTTTATATGAAACAAATATTtcctaacattataaatgcttgCTTAGGTTTGTGTTCTCACCATTGCAGCGGTACTTCAAGTTTGACCAGATGATGTTCTCTTGAGAGAAGCAGAACACTCCCAGTCTTCCTCCTCTCATTGTAGTATCAATTGTCACCCCAGAATCTGCAACCAGCTCTGATCCCTCATAGAAACGAACCCTGAAAACAGTCTATACTGTATCATCTTGAATTTTAACACACTTTTCTTCAAAGGTAACAGCTTGCTTGGCTTCAAACTTTGAAGAATTCTGATTGGCTCACCTGATGTATCCGACTTGTGGGCGGTGCTGCAGGTACCAGCGGTATGAAACCTTATCCTTCCATCCAACGTTTCTTGGATCCTTCCACAGGAGACGCACTTGATCATTAGTGTCACCTGTATGCCAGAGAGAGTTCCTCAAATGCTCACCTGGACCAGTCTTGGACTTCACTGCCTAGGAAACAAAGATAGAGTTATGTTAATTCCATGCAAGACTTTCTTACAAATTTGGATATTAAGTTCATCTCATCAACCTTCAGCTGAATGCCAGGTTCAGCTACGGCTCTGAAGGGTGTGGCCTGCCAGTACGTCTGCTCTGTTTGCTTCCACATCACCACGTAGAAACTGGAAGAGTCTTGGTAGCCAAAGATGAAGCCGGCATAGTCGTCATCAGTCACCGTATTCACATGGAACGTTCCCTCGAAATCAACACCGCTGAATGCAGTGTAACCTGGTCATTGGAAAGGAGAATGGCatcattcataaaaataattgaatgcATTTCCAATGCATTTCCAATTTCCAATTGAATGCATTTCCAATTTCCATTcatagaaataattaaaaatgttaattatttgaccaaataaGAGGAGTCATATTAAATGCAtgttagtgatagttgttcctgagtcccttgtttgtcctgaacagttaaactgcatgTGGTTTTttagaaaagtccttcaggtaccacaagttctttggtttttcagcatttttgtgtatttgaactctttccaacaatgactgtatgattttgagatccatcttttcacactgaggacaactgaggttcaaatgctcactgatgcttcagaaggaaaactatgcattaagagtcaggggtgtaaacttttgacttcaactgtacgtCATTAACAAATAATGGAGAAACATGCATCCACTCACCAACGGCAAGACCAGGGTCACTATTCATAGTCTGGACAATCTCCATTCCCTATGAAACAAGGCAACGAACATATTAGAATTGTATGTCTCAAACTCAGTTTTATAACATTCTATGTCTCTTTTGCTGATCTGTCACCTGGTTAAGAACCACCCAGTTGGGGTCAATCTGAGCATCACCCTCTGGGTCCAGAACAACAGTCTGATAGGCTCTGAAGTCTGTCAGTGTGATCTCTGCATTTTCTGGACAGTTGTCAATCCGATCAATCACCTTATCTTGGTCAAAGTCTGATTCGCATATGTCGCCCACTCCATCATCTGTGGAGAAATAAACAGGTGGGTGAGGGATGATTGAAAAATTATTTCTGTATGTTCACTGCAATGAAAAATACAAGACTTTCTGAGAGTAATTAGATGCATTTCTGGATTTCTATGTGAAAGGCACATATGGCTTTGAAAGACTTGATATGCAGTGCCAAGTCGTATGTCAGCTATTTATATTGAGTTTGACAGTCActgttcattttctgttttcattctaGGCACATTATGCTTTTCACGTTTTGTTCCAATGAAGTAAAACAGGGTGAGCATTTGATCACAAAAAAACGTACAGTACACACTGTGACTATTTAAGGATTAATGATGTACTCACTGTTGTCATCTATTTGGTCAGGGTTGGGCACCAGCCGGCAGTTATCTGGTCCAGGAGGCAGTGTGTCGGGAATGCCGTCATTGTCATCATCATCGTCACATTCGTCTCCCAGTCCGTCTTTATCTGTGTCCAGCTGGGAGCTGTTGATTACCAGCGGGCAGTTGTCTTTGCTATCTTGGTGACCATCACCATCGCTGAAGAATACAAAAGATGACATCACAGGAGTGTTTGCAATTTTCttcaacaaaaaaagtttggaaatttACGATGGAGAAACAGACATGCAAACCGCATTTGTGTTGCATGAGTGATGGATTTTCATACCTGTCTTGATTTGTGTCGCAGGAATCTCCAACAAGATCATTGTCAATGTCAGACTGGAAGGAAGAggattgaaatatttattatagtaccaaagtacagaaatatgtatttgaatgcaaatCATGTACCTGATTTGGATTTGGGATGTCAGGACAGCTATCGCATGCGTCTCCCACCCCATCCCCATCACGATCCAGCTGGTCACGATTTTTCACTCGCTGGCAGTTATCCAGGAAGTTTTTCAGCCCTGGCAATCAATAAAAGCAGACACCAAAAATGGGAATGACTCAGTGCCAGAAAAACAGAGACAAATCTTTTTGTTAGAACCCAATAATCAAGGGGAGTTTACCATCTCCGTCCATGTCGTCATCGCATGCATCTCCGAGGCCGTCAGAATCGGTGTCTCTCTGGTCTGGGTTATCCACTCGGATACAGTTGTCACATGCATCGCCATGGCTGTCCTTATCACTGTTCAGTTGATTTATATTTGGCGTCAGCCAGCAGTTATCCTAAAATGCGTACATATACACAGGAACAAAGTTTGCTTCGTAATCAGCAAGAGATTCTGCAGGGCATATAAACAGCCACGCCTCGAATGCATGCATTTACCTGCTCGTTTAGTATTCCATCTCCATCTGCATCTGGGTCACACGCATCACCTTTCCCGTCGCCATCTGCGTCCTCTTGTCCCGAGTTTGGAACGGTAACACAGTTATCCTGATATTGAGGAAACAATATGAATCAGCTCTCCCGTAGACAGCCCTAAGCAATTCAATATCGATTGCATTGTTACCATAGTTACCTTTCTGCAGGTTGGGTCTCGGCAGCGCAGCTTCTCATCGGGGTACCCGTCGATGTCAGTGTCTTTACCGCAGAGATAACCGTTTCCAGCCCATCCAATGCCACACTAGGAGACAAAGACCTTAGCATTCGCCCTCAGCATTTCCTATATAtgtgtgaatgtgaatgtgtACCTGGCATGTGATGGTGCCATCTCTCTCCTCTATGCATTGCGCATTGGGGTCGCAAGGATTCTGTAAGCGGTTTCCGCAGCTTTTCTCTGGCTTACAACCTCTGATCTGATCACCTGTAAATCCAGTCTTACATCGGCCACACTGATATGACCCCTGTAGAAGATAACCACACATTTTGAGGTACTTTTCTTACACTTTGCATCGTAGAGATGCATTATAACCAATACTCAGTGCCAATACTCaccacagagttcacacagacgGAGTTAGGCGTGCATCCTCCATTATCTGGTCCTTTGCACTCATCGATATCATCACACACCTAAAGGAAATATAGGGATTAGGAGATAAATGACCTTTCACAATGTTAATCATTGGCTGTGCATCAAATCATCAATGATAAATGGTCAttttttcgaattgcctgaacTTCCAACATGTGACCTGCACACAGTGGTGCTGGGGATAATGCTGTAGCTTGATGCTTCACTTTGCATAAGTTTAATGCATTAAGGAACTTGTTCAGTGACGCGAATCATGCAAAAGGGCCCCAAGTCATTGCATAAAGTTTAATGCATTAAGGAACTTGTTCAGTGACACGAATCATGCAAAAGGGCCCCAAGTCATTGCATAAAGTTTAATGCATAAAGGACACTgcataatgtttaatgcattcaGGAACTCATTCAGTGACACGAATCATGCATAAGAGCGCAACTCATCAGTGACGTACCTGCTTGTGCGTTTGTGCATAAGCCACGCCAACACCCTCCAGTGGTTTGCCCGTGAATCCAAGAGGACATGCCTCACAGCGGAAACCTGGAGCCATGTTCACACACCTCACGCCAGGGAAGCAAGGATTAAACTGGCACTGCAATAGATACAAACATGCATGGCAATGACATTCATTCAACCCTAAGTTTGAATTCTGGCTCATGGTTCTTTCCTCTCCCATTGTTTCTTGTCTTACTCTATACTGTCCTATCAATCTAATGCACTACTCAAACTTCAGGACATCATACCAGGACATCAaggaaaaaagtaatgtttcttGATAGGATCCCTTTAATGAAAAGACACATACCTCATCAACATCATCACAGCTGTATCCATCTCCAGTGTATCCATCAGGGCATGGACCGCACTCCACCCCATCGGCTGTTTCTATACACATGTCATCACGGAAACACACTCCGGGAGTGCACTTTGATTTCACCACCTCCGTTCCGCCCAGCCCTGGAATTAACCTCATATTTAGCATTTATGGTGTGGTTTGAAGCATTCATGATAGGTCTGTAATTGAACACTCCTGGTTCAAATCTGCTTTAGCTTTCATGGCTTTGAAGTCATGACTGGAGTATTTGTTTGACACATGTTGCCATGGGTATTTGTGGACactgaaaaatgtattgtttggGTTTCTTATATGGATATCTGCATCAACAAACTTGCGAATCACGCATGTCTTGCTCATCACAATGTCTTACCACAGGCCTGGCACTCGGAGATGGTGTTTCTCAAGAAAGAAGTTTCCTTCACCTGTAAACATGCGTGCAAACACCAAAAAATCTCTGTAAATAAGGGATGGTTGAAATTAAGAACATTAAACACAAGGGTAATTGACAGGAAGGTTTTACCTGCTGAATAAGGACATCTTTCAGCTCGTTAATAACCTTTGTCAGCTCCAACATCTGATTTGTAAGCTGTTTTGTGTTAAGCCctttataaacaacaaaaacgctagttttatcattttagcAGATAAACAATTTATTCTCATTTTCTATCTTTATCTCTTATTTTGGAATTTATTCCTCAAATGTATACTCAGTACTTAATAGGGCTTTGACACAAATTTTACAATTTGATTAGATTTTGATTCACAAAGCTTGCAATTCGATTCAATGTTTATTATTTCGGAAATATATCAGGAACTAAAAACTCTAAactatatactaaaatatatatttagtaaaatgctcatctttagagtttatttttttagccgACTGAGTTCGCTCAccgatgttttttttctgaggtgaATACAATGTTATGTgacatattgtttacaagctgctatattgatgtctttccgcagatgaaacactgattgagcaaatacatgagacaggatacagattttggtaagttgtactctttttattaaacatacctttggatgtttattcatccctgctgaaaaaaaaaaacagctaaaaccagctgaagctggttggctggtcttagctggtttaatctggttttagctggctgttccagctggtctcccaacgtgaccagctaaggaagtggccagAACCAGCCAGCCAagccag encodes:
- the thbs4b gene encoding thrombospondin-4-B; amino-acid sequence: MTGTMHLLAAVSLILTLSSASAESTVYNLLTSPDCLPDLLHGGLAEQGVTELFILTTFRLQPRTGNTIFSLYNPRDNSKYFEFSVLGKLNKATLRYLRRDGRMSTVTFNNLKLADGEKHRLLFHLKGLEVGQPGGFPHNQGVLPVPGVELHLDCRLVETLRDLPAVFNGLNNHQGVELKTMQGKAQEELEELKLAYGDSVENVASLQDCHTHQSDSVQTLGLNTKQLTNQMLELTKVINELKDVLIQQVKETSFLRNTISECQACGLGGTEVVKSKCTPGVCFRDDMCIETADGVECGPCPDGYTGDGYSCDDVDECQFNPCFPGVRCVNMAPGFRCEACPLGFTGKPLEGVGVAYAQTHKQVCDDIDECKGPDNGGCTPNSVCVNSVGSYQCGRCKTGFTGDQIRGCKPEKSCGNRLQNPCDPNAQCIEERDGTITCQCGIGWAGNGYLCGKDTDIDGYPDEKLRCRDPTCRKDNCVTVPNSGQEDADGDGKGDACDPDADGDGILNEQDNCWLTPNINQLNSDKDSHGDACDNCIRVDNPDQRDTDSDGLGDACDDDMDGDGLKNFLDNCQRVKNRDQLDRDGDGVGDACDSCPDIPNPNQSDIDNDLVGDSCDTNQDSDGDGHQDSKDNCPLVINSSQLDTDKDGLGDECDDDDDNDGIPDTLPPGPDNCRLVPNPDQIDDNNDGVGDICESDFDQDKVIDRIDNCPENAEITLTDFRAYQTVVLDPEGDAQIDPNWVVLNQGMEIVQTMNSDPGLAVGYTAFSGVDFEGTFHVNTVTDDDYAGFIFGYQDSSSFYVVMWKQTEQTYWQATPFRAVAEPGIQLKAVKSKTGPGEHLRNSLWHTGDTNDQVRLLWKDPRNVGWKDKVSYRWYLQHRPQVGYIRVRFYEGSELVADSGVTIDTTMRGGRLGVFCFSQENIIWSNLKYRCNDTIPEDFQKFSTNNDMDPL